TGGCCCGCAGCGCGATGAAGCCCAGGCCGGCGTCGACCACCTCGTACTTCTCCCAGAGACCGACCGCGGTGGCCTTGGCGAGCAGCGGCAGGGTGCCGCCGTTCTGCGCCGTGACGAATCTGCCGTTGGCGGTGGCCTTCATGCTGATCGTGGGAGGGGGAGCGGCGAAGTCGAACTTCTCCCACAGGCCGATCGCGGTGGACTTGGCGACCAGCGGCAGCTTGCCGGAGTTGTCGGCCGTCACGTACCTACCGTTGGAGGCGGCCTTCAGGCTGACGCTGCCGTCGGTGTTGTCGACGAGGGTGAACTTCTCCGCCGTACCCACCGTGGTCTTGTTCGCGATCAGCGGCGAGGTGCCCGAGGCGGGCGCGGTGACGTACCGGCCGTTGACCTTGGCGCGCAGCGCGACGAAACCGTCCGCCGTCGCCACCACGTCGAACTTCTCCCACGGCCCGAGCGCGGCGCCCCGGGCGATCAGCGGCAGGGTGCCCGCGCTGTCCGCGGTGACCAGCCGGCCGTTGACCCGCGCCTTCAGGCCGAACGAGGAGCGGGCCGCCTGCGTCGCACCGACGTGCAGCAGCCGGTTCACCGAGTTGCGGGCGTCCTGCACCGGGCCGGAGATGCCGCCGGTCACGATCGCGTCGCGGACCTGCTGCGGGGTCCAGTCGGGGTGGGCCGAGAGCAGCAGGGCGGCGGCGCCGGCCACGTGCGGCGAGGCCATCGAGGTGCCGCTCTCCACCGCCGAGCCGTTGGTCTCCCCGATCGACGAGGTGATGTTCACGCCCGGCGCGAAGACGTCCAGGCAGGGCCCGTAGTTGGAGAACCAGGCGCGGAAGTCCAGGTGGTCGGTGGCGCCGACGGTGATCGCGCCGGGCACGTGCGCCGGGGAGGAGAGGCAGGCGTCGCCGTGGTCGTTGCCGGCGGCGACGGCGTACGTGACGCCGGCCGCGATGGAACGGTTGACCGCGTCGTCCACCGACTGCACGATCCCGCCGAAGCCGAGGCTCATGTTCACCACGGCCGGCTTGGCGGCGTTCGCGGTGACCCAGTCGATGGCGGTGAGGAGATCGTCGCTGTAGCCCTCGCCGTTGCAGTCGAGCACCCGTACCGCGACGAGCTCGACGTCCTTGGCGACGCCGTACGTGCTCCCGCCGACGGTGCCGGCGACGTGGGTGCCGTGACCCTCGCAGTCGTCGGCGACCGCGTCGTTGTCGACGAAGTCGTAGCCGTAGCTGGCCCGGCCGCCGAACTGCTGGTGGCTGATGTCGATGCCGGTGTCCACGATGTACGCGGTCACGCCGGCGGCGGTGTTCGGGTAGGTGTAGGCGCGGTCGAGCACCGGGGTGGTCTGGTCGATCCGGTCCAGCCCCCACGACGGCGGGGTGCCCTGGGTGCCGGCGACCTTGAACCGGCGGACCTGCTCGACGTACGCGACGTCGGGGTCGGCGGCGAGCCGGGCGGCCTGGGCCGGGCTCAGCTTCGCCGACCAGCCGCGCAGGCCGCTGGAGAAGATCCGGCCGACCGAGCCGCCGGTGGCCTCGACGAGCGAGTCGGCGGTGGTGCGGACCGTGCGGGCGTTGGCCTTGCGGTCCTTGAGTACGACGATCCAGCGGCCCGGCACGGCGTCGGGCGCGTCGGTGCCGCGCACCTTGTCCGGTGCCAGCGGCGCTGCCGAAGCCGGGCCACCGGTGGTGACGCAGGCCAGTGAGGTCGCGGCGGCGAGGGCGAGCCCGGCCACCGCGGTACGGCGTAGCACGTGTGTTTTCTCCCCGTGGTTCGGCGACCGTCCATGCGGGACGGGCGACGGGTGATCGACGCGTCCCGCCCCGGACATCGGTCAGCGGGGCAGAAGGACGCCGATACATCATGCGGGAAGATCGCCGTGACCGGCGTCAACCTTTCGGTCGATACGCCGGCGTGTCGTCGTCGGAGGCGGCCGGTCGGGCCACCCGGCTCAGCCGACGACGCCCTCGTCGCGGGCCCAGCGCAGCAACTCCGCCTCGGCCTCGTCGCGGTCCAGCGGCCCGCGCTCCAGGCGCAGCTCCTTCAGGTGCTGCCAGGCCCGGCCCACCACCGGTCCCGGCGGTACGCCGAGCAGCTCCATGATCGCGTTGCCGTCCAGGTCGGGGCGGACCCGGGCCAGGTCCTCCTCGGCCGCGATCCGGGCGATCCGCTCCTCCAGCGCGTCGTAGTCCGCGGCCAGGGCGGCGGCCTTGCGCCGGTTCCGGGTGGTGCAGTCCGACCGGGTCAACTTGTGCAGCCGGGAGAGCAGGTCACCGGCGTCGGCGACGTACCGGCGGACCGCCGAATCGGTCCACTCGCCCCGGCCGTACCCGTAGAAGCGCAGGTGCAGGCCGACCAGCTTGACCACCTGGGAGGTGACGTCCTTGGGATAGCGCAGGGCCTTCATCCGGGCCTTGGTCAGCCGGGCGCCGACCACCTCGTGGTGGTGGAAGCTGACCCGACCGTCCGAACCGACCGCCTTGGTGGCCGGCTTGCCCACGTCGTGCATGAGCGCGGCCATCCGCAGCACGAAGTCGCAGCCGCCGGACTCCATCGACATGGCGTTCTCGACGACGGTGAGGGTGTGCTCGTAGACGTCCTTGTGCTGGGCGTGCTCGTCGATCTCCAGCTTGAGGCCGGTCAGCTCGGGCAGGAAGCGCTCGGCCAGCCCGGTGTCGACCAGCAGCCGCAGCCCGGTGATCGGGTCCGCCCCGCAGAGCAGCTTGGTGAACTCGTCCCGGATCCGCTCGGCGGTGATCCGGTCCAGGTCGGCGGCCATCCGCGCCATCGCCGCCCGGACCTCCGGGTGGACGGCGAAGCGGAGCTGGGCGGCGAACCGGGCCGCCCGCAGCATCCGCAGCGGGTCGTCGCGGAACGACTCCTGCGGCGTGCCGGGGGTACGGATGACCTTGGCGGCCAGGTCGGCGAGGCCACCGTGCGGGTCGGTGAACCGGTGCTCGGGCAGGCTCACGGCCATCGCGTTGATGGTGAAGTCGCGCCGCTTGAGGTCGT
The Micromonospora sp. R77 DNA segment above includes these coding regions:
- a CDS encoding S8 family serine peptidase encodes the protein MLRRTAVAGLALAAATSLACVTTGGPASAAPLAPDKVRGTDAPDAVPGRWIVVLKDRKANARTVRTTADSLVEATGGSVGRIFSSGLRGWSAKLSPAQAARLAADPDVAYVEQVRRFKVAGTQGTPPSWGLDRIDQTTPVLDRAYTYPNTAAGVTAYIVDTGIDISHQQFGGRASYGYDFVDNDAVADDCEGHGTHVAGTVGGSTYGVAKDVELVAVRVLDCNGEGYSDDLLTAIDWVTANAAKPAVVNMSLGFGGIVQSVDDAVNRSIAAGVTYAVAAGNDHGDACLSSPAHVPGAITVGATDHLDFRAWFSNYGPCLDVFAPGVNITSSIGETNGSAVESGTSMASPHVAGAAALLLSAHPDWTPQQVRDAIVTGGISGPVQDARNSVNRLLHVGATQAARSSFGLKARVNGRLVTADSAGTLPLIARGAALGPWEKFDVVATADGFVALRAKVNGRYVTAPASGTSPLIANKTTVGTAEKFTLVDNTDGSVSLKAASNGRYVTADNSGKLPLVAKSTAIGLWEKFDFAAPPPTISMKATANGRFVTAQNGGTLPLLAKATAVGLWEKYEVVDAGLGFIALRAKVNNKFVTAESGGAKPLIARGTSAGAWEKLWVLDYNTDGTLYLVAAVNNKAITAESGGGKPLIANRTVDYSSPTLGLGAWERFTLTPVQP
- a CDS encoding CCA tRNA nucleotidyltransferase, yielding MSEASAPHAADRRELTAAQRNAVAELLRVSPVADELGRRFAAAGHELHLVGGSVRDALLGRLGEDLDFCTDAHPDQTLQIVKGWAEAIWETGREFGTIGCQRDGLQLEITTFRAEAYDQVSRNPVVEYGTSLDDDLKRRDFTINAMAVSLPEHRFTDPHGGLADLAAKVIRTPGTPQESFRDDPLRMLRAARFAAQLRFAVHPEVRAAMARMAADLDRITAERIRDEFTKLLCGADPITGLRLLVDTGLAERFLPELTGLKLEIDEHAQHKDVYEHTLTVVENAMSMESGGCDFVLRMAALMHDVGKPATKAVGSDGRVSFHHHEVVGARLTKARMKALRYPKDVTSQVVKLVGLHLRFYGYGRGEWTDSAVRRYVADAGDLLSRLHKLTRSDCTTRNRRKAAALAADYDALEERIARIAAEEDLARVRPDLDGNAIMELLGVPPGPVVGRAWQHLKELRLERGPLDRDEAEAELLRWARDEGVVG